The Methylomusa anaerophila genome has a segment encoding these proteins:
- a CDS encoding GDP-mannose 4,6-dehydratase, protein MSTIVVTGGAGFIGSHLCEALLEKGNTVINIDSFNDFYDPGIKRNNAAETRSFVTENNMASNLYQAAEGDIRDVVFLKKVFADNRVDTIVHLAAYAGVRPSIQNPVLYTDVNINGTVNLLEISKMHDIKSFVFASSSSVYGNNTKVPFAEDDVVDFPISPYAATKKAGELLCHTYHSLYGINMACLRFFTVYGPRQRPDLAINKFTKLISKGQPIPFYGDGSTERDYTYIDDIIDGVTKAIDWTKDGQGKYEVFNLGESNTITLSRMVRAIENALGKKAEINRMPMQPGDVNRTFADITKAKEILRYNPRTDFEEGIHKFVKWFQARDN, encoded by the coding sequence TTGAGCACAATAGTGGTGACGGGGGGAGCCGGATTTATCGGCTCTCATCTGTGCGAGGCTTTGTTGGAAAAAGGAAATACGGTTATCAATATTGATAGTTTTAATGATTTTTATGATCCGGGGATTAAAAGAAACAATGCTGCGGAAACAAGATCATTTGTTACGGAAAATAATATGGCTTCCAATCTTTATCAGGCAGCAGAGGGAGATATCCGGGATGTTGTTTTCCTGAAAAAGGTGTTTGCGGACAATCGAGTGGATACAATTGTGCACCTGGCAGCGTATGCCGGCGTAAGACCGTCCATTCAGAATCCTGTGCTTTACACCGATGTGAATATCAATGGTACGGTGAATCTGCTGGAAATCAGCAAAATGCATGACATTAAAAGCTTTGTTTTTGCTTCTTCTTCTTCAGTGTACGGCAATAATACCAAGGTTCCTTTTGCGGAAGATGATGTTGTTGATTTTCCCATATCGCCTTATGCAGCCACCAAAAAGGCGGGAGAGCTCTTGTGTCATACTTACCACAGCTTATACGGCATAAACATGGCTTGTTTAAGGTTCTTTACCGTTTATGGTCCCAGGCAGAGGCCGGATCTGGCCATTAATAAGTTTACAAAGTTGATTTCAAAAGGACAGCCTATTCCTTTTTACGGCGATGGTTCCACGGAAAGGGATTATACCTATATTGACGATATCATTGACGGCGTTACCAAGGCGATCGACTGGACAAAGGACGGTCAGGGGAAATATGAGGTATTCAACCTGGGTGAGTCCAATACCATCACTCTGAGCAGAATGGTAAGAGCTATCGAGAACGCACTGGGGAAGAAGGCTGAGATAAACAGGATGCCGATGCAGCCGGGGGATGTAAACCGTACTTTCGCGGATATTACCAAAGCCAAAGAGATATTGCGGTACAATCCCCGGACGGATTTTGAAGAAGGCATTCATAAATTTGTAAAATGGTTTCAGGCAAGAGATAATTGA
- a CDS encoding acyltransferase family protein, translating to MDTYLSRKLKVLSFISIIMVVYLHSYNLNTNLPAESLRIIGLNPNTFIQTFITQGITRIAVPLFFLISGYLFFYNFQQPTWQAFLVKMRKRIHTLVIPYLFWSGLSFLIFYILQNLPFSRPYFTLPSNIINNYTLFDLINRILFDPFAYQLWFIRDLMVYVLFTPVIYRLIYHLKIYSVMALFVCWVLNVNFLWISNQGIFFFMLGSYLAIHKFNLRRELSLNITSAIFVTWLIVIFCKTYIELAFPGPFIPYFSKAAILLGLTAIWHIYDWTLSGSEILLRYSNYTFFIYAMHEPALVITRKLTLKFLGVSHGTLLTAYLLAPIFVICLVMIIGRSFKRLSPTGYSIIVGGR from the coding sequence ATGGATACTTACCTGAGTAGAAAATTAAAAGTTTTATCTTTTATTTCAATAATAATGGTAGTCTATTTACACTCCTACAACCTTAATACTAATTTACCGGCGGAGTCCTTACGGATTATAGGACTTAATCCAAACACTTTCATTCAAACTTTTATCACTCAGGGAATAACCCGGATAGCAGTCCCGCTTTTCTTTTTAATTTCAGGCTATTTATTTTTTTATAATTTCCAGCAACCTACATGGCAAGCATTTTTGGTGAAAATGAGAAAAAGAATACATACTTTGGTAATTCCCTATTTATTTTGGAGTGGTCTTTCATTTTTAATCTTTTACATTCTGCAAAACCTTCCTTTCAGCCGTCCCTATTTTACCCTGCCTAGTAATATTATTAATAACTATACACTTTTCGATCTCATCAACAGGATACTCTTTGATCCATTTGCATATCAATTATGGTTTATTAGAGATTTGATGGTTTATGTACTTTTTACCCCGGTTATATACAGGCTTATATATCATTTGAAAATATATAGCGTGATGGCGCTATTTGTTTGTTGGGTATTAAATGTAAACTTTCTTTGGATCAGTAATCAGGGAATATTCTTTTTTATGTTAGGAAGCTACCTGGCAATACATAAATTCAACCTTCGCCGGGAGTTATCCCTGAATATTACGTCGGCAATATTCGTTACTTGGCTAATCGTGATCTTTTGTAAAACCTATATAGAATTAGCCTTCCCTGGTCCTTTTATCCCCTATTTTTCGAAAGCTGCCATATTACTTGGGCTAACCGCTATTTGGCACATTTATGACTGGACATTATCCGGTAGCGAAATTCTTTTAAGATATTCAAATTATACTTTTTTTATTTATGCCATGCACGAACCGGCGCTGGTTATAACCAGGAAACTTACTTTAAAGTTTCTGGGTGTTTCCCATGGTACATTACTTACAGCGTACTTGTTGGCGCCGATTTTCGTTATTTGTTTAGTAATGATTATTGGCAGGAGCTTTAAACGACTATCCCCCACAGGGTATTCCATCATTGTTGGTGGAAGGTAA
- the galE gene encoding UDP-glucose 4-epimerase GalE, translated as MGVLVTGGAGYIGSHTVYELIKTNQQVVVYDNLSKGHRGAVPAGIPLIMGDIREAARLAETIEANHIDTVIHFAADSLVGESMQDPAKYYENNVVATLALLNTLRKCGVNRIVFSSTAAVYGEPELWPIAENFRTNPTNVYGRTKLVIEGILADFSQAYGLKYVSLRYFNAAGALNSGTIGEDHAPETHLIPLVLKTALGQRQAIDIYGTDYPTPDGTCIRDYIHVTDLAQAHVLALEYLQAGGASRIYNLGSERGFSVREVIDRAKFVTGIDFPVQEKERRAGDPAILVASSERIRQELGWKPACSELDTIIRSAWQWHKNNPHGFGES; from the coding sequence TTGGGAGTACTTGTCACCGGCGGCGCCGGCTATATCGGATCTCATACCGTTTATGAGCTTATAAAGACCAACCAGCAAGTCGTGGTTTATGATAATTTGTCCAAAGGACACCGGGGAGCCGTGCCGGCCGGCATACCTTTGATTATGGGGGATATTCGCGAAGCAGCGAGGCTGGCCGAAACTATCGAGGCAAATCATATTGACACGGTGATTCATTTCGCCGCCGACAGCCTGGTAGGCGAGTCGATGCAAGACCCGGCGAAGTATTATGAAAACAACGTAGTCGCTACGCTGGCCCTCTTAAATACATTGCGTAAATGCGGCGTCAATAGAATAGTCTTTTCATCCACCGCGGCTGTTTACGGGGAGCCGGAGCTTTGGCCGATAGCTGAAAATTTTCGGACAAACCCTACGAATGTATATGGCCGGACTAAATTGGTCATCGAAGGTATTTTGGCCGATTTTTCCCAAGCTTATGGCTTAAAATACGTGTCCCTGCGTTATTTTAACGCCGCCGGGGCGCTTAACAGCGGGACAATTGGCGAGGATCATGCACCGGAGACCCATTTAATCCCCCTGGTTCTGAAGACCGCCCTGGGTCAGCGGCAAGCAATCGATATTTATGGTACCGACTATCCGACGCCGGACGGCACCTGTATCCGGGATTACATACATGTTACCGACCTGGCGCAGGCCCATGTACTGGCTTTGGAGTATTTGCAGGCCGGCGGAGCGTCCAGGATATACAATCTCGGGTCCGAGAGAGGTTTCAGTGTACGCGAGGTTATTGACAGAGCAAAATTTGTGACCGGTATTGATTTTCCCGTTCAGGAGAAAGAGCGGCGGGCGGGCGATCCCGCCATACTGGTTGCGTCGTCAGAGCGGATACGGCAGGAACTAGGCTGGAAACCAGCCTGTAGTGAACTTGACACAATTATTAGATCAGCATGGCAGTGGCATAAAAACAATCCGCATGGATTTGGCGAATCGTGA
- a CDS encoding acyltransferase family protein, translated as MKKNMDRNMTIHGLRGLCALLVVFAHVYGMSVTGGLLQGKTSLGLIGVNIFFMISGFVIPLSLLKHDNIKEFFINRIIRIYPVFLTLHLIVFATGPIIGYEWFKNISIFEYIKNFLTNLFMLPGMFRIPIAQKNAWSLSYEFAFYVAMSVLFYLVMNQKQKQKMVKTILYLFWATAVLILIYTHKPMIFFAIGWLGFYLSYKNININNMNNTLAFICPFVFALMLAIPRNIFAYLILGTLFFLPVVKQQGIMSKLLRTKFFKYYGDISYSLYLIHPFALYPLKLVFSKFSGYIIANNLVYYVILCFGTVGLLLATFLSHFSYLYIEQWLTKNVIRKALARPLDISGMRQHQ; from the coding sequence ATGAAAAAGAATATGGATCGCAATATGACTATCCATGGATTAAGAGGCTTATGCGCTTTACTTGTAGTATTCGCACATGTCTATGGCATGTCCGTAACGGGAGGATTACTCCAGGGGAAAACATCGTTAGGGTTAATTGGGGTAAATATTTTTTTTATGATTAGCGGCTTTGTTATCCCGTTAAGCTTGTTGAAGCATGATAACATCAAGGAATTCTTTATAAACCGGATAATAAGAATATACCCTGTATTTTTGACGCTGCATTTAATTGTCTTCGCAACCGGTCCGATTATCGGATATGAATGGTTTAAAAACATTAGCATCTTTGAATACATTAAAAATTTTTTAACGAACCTCTTTATGCTGCCAGGTATGTTTAGAATTCCAATAGCCCAAAAAAATGCCTGGTCACTAAGCTATGAATTTGCATTTTATGTTGCCATGTCTGTACTGTTTTACCTGGTGATGAACCAGAAGCAAAAACAAAAAATGGTTAAAACGATTTTGTATCTTTTTTGGGCTACCGCAGTGCTTATTCTTATCTATACCCACAAGCCAATGATATTCTTTGCCATAGGTTGGCTTGGCTTCTATCTAAGCTACAAAAATATTAATATAAACAATATGAACAATACGCTGGCATTTATTTGTCCGTTTGTTTTCGCCTTAATGCTAGCCATACCCAGAAACATTTTTGCTTATTTGATTTTAGGAACATTATTTTTTCTTCCTGTTGTAAAACAGCAAGGGATAATGTCCAAGCTCCTCCGAACAAAATTCTTTAAGTATTACGGGGACATAAGCTATAGTCTTTACTTGATACACCCTTTTGCATTATATCCGCTAAAGCTGGTTTTTAGCAAATTTTCCGGGTACATCATCGCCAATAACTTAGTATATTATGTAATATTATGTTTTGGTACGGTCGGGTTGTTGCTAGCCACGTTTTTATCTCACTTTTCATACCTCTACATTGAACAGTGGTTAACCAAGAATGTAATAAGAAAAGCGCTGGCACGTCCTTTAGACATTAGTGGTATGAGACAACATCAATAG
- a CDS encoding Coenzyme F420 hydrogenase/dehydrogenase, beta subunit C-terminal domain gives MTSYLKSTRKEDCYGCSACYNVCPVQCIRMISDSEGYSYPAIDNNRCTKCRLCEEVCPLEPSGYKFKGVDNPVAYAAWNKNDSVRRTSTSGGLFVALSGYILNNSGAVFGAMFDSNFAVVHGCAETKQQRDKFKGSKYVQSNIGDTYKQVKDLLEAGKKAMFTGTPCQVGGLYAFLRKDYDNLFTVDLVCHGVPSPGLFRDHINNLKNKFKADIESINFRDKQKGWGTYYLKIKFANGKIYGRNALMDFYYRMFLKYYFVRPSCYRCEYTKMNREADITIADFWGIEKIRPELKKSGGVSMVLVNSEKGLRLFEWAGNDLIYERVEIEEAMQPNMHVARDRNPQRDDFFRRYSAKGINSLQLRYLTLPAIFEFPRRVLKFIGKRFKKIGGL, from the coding sequence ATGACAAGTTATTTAAAAAGTACGCGTAAAGAAGACTGTTATGGATGCAGTGCCTGTTATAACGTATGTCCTGTACAATGTATCCGGATGATTTCCGATAGTGAAGGTTATTCATATCCTGCAATCGACAATAATAGGTGTACTAAATGCCGTTTGTGTGAAGAAGTTTGTCCGCTTGAGCCATCCGGCTACAAATTTAAGGGAGTGGATAACCCGGTTGCATATGCAGCCTGGAATAAAAATGATTCGGTTCGCAGGACAAGTACGTCCGGTGGATTATTTGTCGCACTATCCGGCTATATATTAAATAACTCCGGTGCTGTGTTTGGCGCAATGTTTGACAGTAATTTTGCGGTGGTACACGGATGCGCTGAGACTAAACAACAAAGAGATAAGTTCAAGGGTTCCAAATATGTTCAAAGTAATATAGGTGATACATATAAACAGGTAAAGGATCTATTGGAAGCCGGGAAAAAAGCAATGTTTACAGGTACGCCCTGTCAGGTGGGAGGCTTATATGCCTTTTTAAGAAAAGATTATGATAATCTATTTACTGTGGATTTGGTATGTCATGGAGTTCCCTCGCCAGGACTGTTTAGAGACCACATAAATAATTTGAAAAATAAATTCAAAGCAGATATTGAAAGCATTAATTTTAGAGATAAACAAAAGGGATGGGGGACTTATTATTTGAAAATTAAGTTTGCTAATGGCAAGATTTATGGCAGAAATGCGCTGATGGATTTTTATTACCGGATGTTTTTAAAATATTATTTTGTGAGACCATCGTGCTATCGCTGTGAATATACGAAAATGAACCGGGAAGCCGATATAACCATTGCAGATTTTTGGGGTATTGAGAAAATAAGGCCGGAGCTAAAAAAGAGCGGCGGCGTGTCCATGGTATTGGTAAACAGCGAAAAAGGACTAAGGTTATTTGAGTGGGCCGGTAATGATTTGATATATGAACGGGTGGAAATTGAGGAGGCAATGCAGCCTAATATGCATGTAGCCAGAGACAGAAACCCCCAACGGGATGATTTCTTCCGCAGATACTCTGCAAAGGGTATTAATTCTCTCCAGTTAAGATACCTTACCCTGCCTGCCATTTTTGAATTCCCGCGAAGGGTATTAAAATTTATTGGCAAAAGATTTAAGAAAATTGGCGGGCTGTGA